The Anabas testudineus chromosome 14, fAnaTes1.2, whole genome shotgun sequence genome includes a region encoding these proteins:
- the arfip2b gene encoding arfaptin-2b isoform X1 → MTDSIMSKAATMEIPINGNGDTGTLPEDDSLEQAAKLQWSLDEKVGSSRGTRDLQQVMVSGPNLNETSIVSGGYGGTAEGIIPTSSIKGPAIRYNAEFNKRIPVTGLGPNMHHSSSSSSMSADQTTRGVAVEKLETVKKWGLNTYKCTKQMISERFGRGSRTVDLELEAQIEVLRDTKRKYESVLRLARALTNHFYNMVQTQHALGDTFAELSQKSPELRDEFGYNAETQKLLCKNGETLLGAINFFVSSINTLVNKTMEDTLMTIKMYENARLEFDAYRSDLEELSLGPRDALAMARIDAAQEQHQLHKEKYERLRSDVIIKLKFLEENKVKVMHKQLLLFHNAISAYFAGNQQQLEQTLKQFNIKLKPPGADKPSWLEEQ, encoded by the exons GCTGCAAAACTGCAGTGGAGCTTAGATGAGAAGGTAGGGAGCTCCAGAGGCACCAGG GACCTACAGCAGGTGATGGTATCGGGTCCCAATCTAAATGAGACTAGCATTGTATCGGGGGGATATGGAGGAACAGCAGAGGGTATCATCCCAACTAGCTCAATCAAAG GCCCTGCTATACGCTACAATGCAGAGTTTAACAAAAGGATCCCAGTTACAGGATTAG GTCCCAACatgcatcacagcagcagcagctcgtcAATGTCAGCAGATCAAACAACCCGCGGTGTGGCGGTGGAAAAGCTAGAAACCGTGAAGAAGTGGGGCCTCAACACTTACAAG TGTACAAAGCAGATGATCTCAGAGAGATTTGGTCGGGGGTCCCGGACTGTGGACCTGGAGCTGGAGGCCCAGATCGAAGTGCTGAGAGACactaaaagaaaatatgagagTGTGCTGCGATTGGCCAGAGCACTAACCAACCACTTCTACAACATGGTTCAGACTCAGCATGCGCTGGGCGACACCTTTGCTGAACTCAGTCAGAAATCTCCAGAGCTAAGG GATGAATTTGGCTACaatgcagagacacagaagcTGTTGTGTAAGAATGGGGAGACTCTACTCGGTGCCATTAACTTCTTTGTGTCCAGCATCAACACATTAGTCAACAAGACCATGGAGGACACCCTGATGACGATCAAGATGTATGAAAATGCCAG ACTGGAGTTTGATGCCTATCGATCAGACTTGGAGGAACTGAGTTTGGGTCCAAGAGACGCTTTAGCCATGGCCCGTATAGATGCTGCTCAGGAGCAGCACCAACTTCATAAAGAAAAGTATGAACGTCTCCGCTCAGACGTCATCATTAAACTGAAGTTCCTGGAGGAGAATAAG GTGAAGGTGATGCATAAGCAGCTCCTTCTCTTTCACAATGCTATCTCAGCATACTTTGCTGGcaaccagcagcagctggagcaaACGCTGAAGCAGTTCAACATAAAGTTGAAGCCTCCGGGGGCTGACAAGCCCTCCTGGTTAGAGGAACAATGA
- the arfip2b gene encoding arfaptin-2b isoform X3, with the protein MTDSIMSKAATMEIPINGNGDTGTLPEDDSLEQAAKLQWSLDEKVGSSRGTRDLQQVMVSGPNLNETSIVSGGYGGTAEGIIPTSSIKGPNMHHSSSSSSMSADQTTRGVAVEKLETVKKWGLNTYKCTKQMISERFGRGSRTVDLELEAQIEVLRDTKRKYESVLRLARALTNHFYNMVQTQHALGDTFAELSQKSPELRDEFGYNAETQKLLCKNGETLLGAINFFVSSINTLVNKTMEDTLMTIKMYENARLEFDAYRSDLEELSLGPRDALAMARIDAAQEQHQLHKEKYERLRSDVIIKLKFLEENKVKVMHKQLLLFHNAISAYFAGNQQQLEQTLKQFNIKLKPPGADKPSWLEEQ; encoded by the exons GCTGCAAAACTGCAGTGGAGCTTAGATGAGAAGGTAGGGAGCTCCAGAGGCACCAGG GACCTACAGCAGGTGATGGTATCGGGTCCCAATCTAAATGAGACTAGCATTGTATCGGGGGGATATGGAGGAACAGCAGAGGGTATCATCCCAACTAGCTCAATCAAAG GTCCCAACatgcatcacagcagcagcagctcgtcAATGTCAGCAGATCAAACAACCCGCGGTGTGGCGGTGGAAAAGCTAGAAACCGTGAAGAAGTGGGGCCTCAACACTTACAAG TGTACAAAGCAGATGATCTCAGAGAGATTTGGTCGGGGGTCCCGGACTGTGGACCTGGAGCTGGAGGCCCAGATCGAAGTGCTGAGAGACactaaaagaaaatatgagagTGTGCTGCGATTGGCCAGAGCACTAACCAACCACTTCTACAACATGGTTCAGACTCAGCATGCGCTGGGCGACACCTTTGCTGAACTCAGTCAGAAATCTCCAGAGCTAAGG GATGAATTTGGCTACaatgcagagacacagaagcTGTTGTGTAAGAATGGGGAGACTCTACTCGGTGCCATTAACTTCTTTGTGTCCAGCATCAACACATTAGTCAACAAGACCATGGAGGACACCCTGATGACGATCAAGATGTATGAAAATGCCAG ACTGGAGTTTGATGCCTATCGATCAGACTTGGAGGAACTGAGTTTGGGTCCAAGAGACGCTTTAGCCATGGCCCGTATAGATGCTGCTCAGGAGCAGCACCAACTTCATAAAGAAAAGTATGAACGTCTCCGCTCAGACGTCATCATTAAACTGAAGTTCCTGGAGGAGAATAAG GTGAAGGTGATGCATAAGCAGCTCCTTCTCTTTCACAATGCTATCTCAGCATACTTTGCTGGcaaccagcagcagctggagcaaACGCTGAAGCAGTTCAACATAAAGTTGAAGCCTCCGGGGGCTGACAAGCCCTCCTGGTTAGAGGAACAATGA
- the arfip2b gene encoding arfaptin-2b isoform X5, with amino-acid sequence MTDSIMSKAATMEIPINGNGDTGTLPEDDSLEQAAKLQWSLDEKDLQQVMVSGPNLNETSIVSGGYGGTAEGIIPTSSIKGPNMHHSSSSSSMSADQTTRGVAVEKLETVKKWGLNTYKCTKQMISERFGRGSRTVDLELEAQIEVLRDTKRKYESVLRLARALTNHFYNMVQTQHALGDTFAELSQKSPELRDEFGYNAETQKLLCKNGETLLGAINFFVSSINTLVNKTMEDTLMTIKMYENARLEFDAYRSDLEELSLGPRDALAMARIDAAQEQHQLHKEKYERLRSDVIIKLKFLEENKVKVMHKQLLLFHNAISAYFAGNQQQLEQTLKQFNIKLKPPGADKPSWLEEQ; translated from the exons GCTGCAAAACTGCAGTGGAGCTTAGATGAGAAG GACCTACAGCAGGTGATGGTATCGGGTCCCAATCTAAATGAGACTAGCATTGTATCGGGGGGATATGGAGGAACAGCAGAGGGTATCATCCCAACTAGCTCAATCAAAG GTCCCAACatgcatcacagcagcagcagctcgtcAATGTCAGCAGATCAAACAACCCGCGGTGTGGCGGTGGAAAAGCTAGAAACCGTGAAGAAGTGGGGCCTCAACACTTACAAG TGTACAAAGCAGATGATCTCAGAGAGATTTGGTCGGGGGTCCCGGACTGTGGACCTGGAGCTGGAGGCCCAGATCGAAGTGCTGAGAGACactaaaagaaaatatgagagTGTGCTGCGATTGGCCAGAGCACTAACCAACCACTTCTACAACATGGTTCAGACTCAGCATGCGCTGGGCGACACCTTTGCTGAACTCAGTCAGAAATCTCCAGAGCTAAGG GATGAATTTGGCTACaatgcagagacacagaagcTGTTGTGTAAGAATGGGGAGACTCTACTCGGTGCCATTAACTTCTTTGTGTCCAGCATCAACACATTAGTCAACAAGACCATGGAGGACACCCTGATGACGATCAAGATGTATGAAAATGCCAG ACTGGAGTTTGATGCCTATCGATCAGACTTGGAGGAACTGAGTTTGGGTCCAAGAGACGCTTTAGCCATGGCCCGTATAGATGCTGCTCAGGAGCAGCACCAACTTCATAAAGAAAAGTATGAACGTCTCCGCTCAGACGTCATCATTAAACTGAAGTTCCTGGAGGAGAATAAG GTGAAGGTGATGCATAAGCAGCTCCTTCTCTTTCACAATGCTATCTCAGCATACTTTGCTGGcaaccagcagcagctggagcaaACGCTGAAGCAGTTCAACATAAAGTTGAAGCCTCCGGGGGCTGACAAGCCCTCCTGGTTAGAGGAACAATGA
- the arfip2b gene encoding arfaptin-2b isoform X2 encodes MTDSIMSKAATMEIPINGNGDTGTLPEDDSLEQAAKLQWSLDEKDLQQVMVSGPNLNETSIVSGGYGGTAEGIIPTSSIKGPAIRYNAEFNKRIPVTGLGPNMHHSSSSSSMSADQTTRGVAVEKLETVKKWGLNTYKCTKQMISERFGRGSRTVDLELEAQIEVLRDTKRKYESVLRLARALTNHFYNMVQTQHALGDTFAELSQKSPELRDEFGYNAETQKLLCKNGETLLGAINFFVSSINTLVNKTMEDTLMTIKMYENARLEFDAYRSDLEELSLGPRDALAMARIDAAQEQHQLHKEKYERLRSDVIIKLKFLEENKVKVMHKQLLLFHNAISAYFAGNQQQLEQTLKQFNIKLKPPGADKPSWLEEQ; translated from the exons GCTGCAAAACTGCAGTGGAGCTTAGATGAGAAG GACCTACAGCAGGTGATGGTATCGGGTCCCAATCTAAATGAGACTAGCATTGTATCGGGGGGATATGGAGGAACAGCAGAGGGTATCATCCCAACTAGCTCAATCAAAG GCCCTGCTATACGCTACAATGCAGAGTTTAACAAAAGGATCCCAGTTACAGGATTAG GTCCCAACatgcatcacagcagcagcagctcgtcAATGTCAGCAGATCAAACAACCCGCGGTGTGGCGGTGGAAAAGCTAGAAACCGTGAAGAAGTGGGGCCTCAACACTTACAAG TGTACAAAGCAGATGATCTCAGAGAGATTTGGTCGGGGGTCCCGGACTGTGGACCTGGAGCTGGAGGCCCAGATCGAAGTGCTGAGAGACactaaaagaaaatatgagagTGTGCTGCGATTGGCCAGAGCACTAACCAACCACTTCTACAACATGGTTCAGACTCAGCATGCGCTGGGCGACACCTTTGCTGAACTCAGTCAGAAATCTCCAGAGCTAAGG GATGAATTTGGCTACaatgcagagacacagaagcTGTTGTGTAAGAATGGGGAGACTCTACTCGGTGCCATTAACTTCTTTGTGTCCAGCATCAACACATTAGTCAACAAGACCATGGAGGACACCCTGATGACGATCAAGATGTATGAAAATGCCAG ACTGGAGTTTGATGCCTATCGATCAGACTTGGAGGAACTGAGTTTGGGTCCAAGAGACGCTTTAGCCATGGCCCGTATAGATGCTGCTCAGGAGCAGCACCAACTTCATAAAGAAAAGTATGAACGTCTCCGCTCAGACGTCATCATTAAACTGAAGTTCCTGGAGGAGAATAAG GTGAAGGTGATGCATAAGCAGCTCCTTCTCTTTCACAATGCTATCTCAGCATACTTTGCTGGcaaccagcagcagctggagcaaACGCTGAAGCAGTTCAACATAAAGTTGAAGCCTCCGGGGGCTGACAAGCCCTCCTGGTTAGAGGAACAATGA
- the arfip2b gene encoding arfaptin-2b isoform X4: protein MTDSIMSKAATMEIPINGNGDTGTLPEDDSLEQDLQQVMVSGPNLNETSIVSGGYGGTAEGIIPTSSIKGPAIRYNAEFNKRIPVTGLGPNMHHSSSSSSMSADQTTRGVAVEKLETVKKWGLNTYKCTKQMISERFGRGSRTVDLELEAQIEVLRDTKRKYESVLRLARALTNHFYNMVQTQHALGDTFAELSQKSPELRDEFGYNAETQKLLCKNGETLLGAINFFVSSINTLVNKTMEDTLMTIKMYENARLEFDAYRSDLEELSLGPRDALAMARIDAAQEQHQLHKEKYERLRSDVIIKLKFLEENKVKVMHKQLLLFHNAISAYFAGNQQQLEQTLKQFNIKLKPPGADKPSWLEEQ, encoded by the exons GACCTACAGCAGGTGATGGTATCGGGTCCCAATCTAAATGAGACTAGCATTGTATCGGGGGGATATGGAGGAACAGCAGAGGGTATCATCCCAACTAGCTCAATCAAAG GCCCTGCTATACGCTACAATGCAGAGTTTAACAAAAGGATCCCAGTTACAGGATTAG GTCCCAACatgcatcacagcagcagcagctcgtcAATGTCAGCAGATCAAACAACCCGCGGTGTGGCGGTGGAAAAGCTAGAAACCGTGAAGAAGTGGGGCCTCAACACTTACAAG TGTACAAAGCAGATGATCTCAGAGAGATTTGGTCGGGGGTCCCGGACTGTGGACCTGGAGCTGGAGGCCCAGATCGAAGTGCTGAGAGACactaaaagaaaatatgagagTGTGCTGCGATTGGCCAGAGCACTAACCAACCACTTCTACAACATGGTTCAGACTCAGCATGCGCTGGGCGACACCTTTGCTGAACTCAGTCAGAAATCTCCAGAGCTAAGG GATGAATTTGGCTACaatgcagagacacagaagcTGTTGTGTAAGAATGGGGAGACTCTACTCGGTGCCATTAACTTCTTTGTGTCCAGCATCAACACATTAGTCAACAAGACCATGGAGGACACCCTGATGACGATCAAGATGTATGAAAATGCCAG ACTGGAGTTTGATGCCTATCGATCAGACTTGGAGGAACTGAGTTTGGGTCCAAGAGACGCTTTAGCCATGGCCCGTATAGATGCTGCTCAGGAGCAGCACCAACTTCATAAAGAAAAGTATGAACGTCTCCGCTCAGACGTCATCATTAAACTGAAGTTCCTGGAGGAGAATAAG GTGAAGGTGATGCATAAGCAGCTCCTTCTCTTTCACAATGCTATCTCAGCATACTTTGCTGGcaaccagcagcagctggagcaaACGCTGAAGCAGTTCAACATAAAGTTGAAGCCTCCGGGGGCTGACAAGCCCTCCTGGTTAGAGGAACAATGA
- the fhdc3 gene encoding FH2 domain containing 3 — MEGVLILKSASHSTRSSRDSSSPLDAQEESDLQASYPVPSLKCVTAAPPPPPPLPPPPPPVLPPCPFGSRNVQRRSMKKLNWDTIPSQHVLGKLNVWTSKRPQRDLVLDIRSMEELFSHVDKQASLHNSRVVGLKKSDGVNLFQQEPQVTILDSKKSMNVGIFLRHFKRPVREMVQDIHQGNWLRFGAGKLKELCKLLPEESEVKQLLSFSGNLSALPEADQFMVQLVKVPGYEERLKMMVLREEFFPLMEEVKNSVAVMTKAANELLDCDDLHSVIRLVLKAGNYMNAGCYTANAIGFRMTSLLKLADTKANKPGMNLMHYVAKQAQDIDAELLTFPSQLEHIGMASRICKAEIVADFEREIKKIKEVNIYSSRHPGLLQQLETFLLRADAKLADIESSLQQLNSLSDAVAEYYCEDPVTFKLEECCSIFHSFCKRFDTAVRENQEREAAEQRRKRKESMRIAAKRRSTVSASGPESDRDSSSLESALHNFLSTVPEGLARPRRNMLPPIQGSPIDCSSQNATLEDSEAASSNSEERPDKKQPKLQEEDEQVSGLEDEEDAAKMREVSRKVLRYQSSKSKLDGDRLSGTPHRSERAQDTPATPSTPRPRTRDFFFANNGDLGSPWTILSPLTCSQSNIPQRNRQTHSKRLLTMSAGDDLEDGVWESDEGSDLSDIANRGSQTSPSGACVSLPECPRQRNVSRGPILRSVSMDETRRSPPSGFRLGDLFLRSTSQRSYSSGSRTENTDGQMNSSGFISFFKRIGGRNKPGDVEEQHFKGSNI; from the exons ATGGAGGGAGTGCTGATTTTAAAATCTGCTTCTCATTCCACTCGTTCCTCTCGAGACTCTTCTTCCCCTTTGGATGCTCAAGAAGAGTCAGATCTCCAAGCATCTTATCCTGTGCCTTCCCTCAAATGCGTTACTgctgcaccaccaccaccacctcctcttcctcctccccctcctcctgttCTTCCTCCCTGTCCTTTTGGATCACGTAATGTCCAGAGACGATCCATGAAAAAGCTGAACTGGGACACCATCCCCAGCCAGCACGTCCTGGGTAAACTGAATGTCTGGACATCGAAACGGCCTCAGAGGGACCTGGTGCTGGATATTAGGAGCATGGAAGAGTTGTTCAGTCATGTAGACAAACAGGCATCACTGCACAATTCAAGGGTCGTGGGTCTGAAGAAGTCTGATGGCGTGAACCTCTTCCAACAGGAGCCTCAG GTTACCATACTTGACTCTAAAAAGAGTATGAATGTTGGGATCTTCCTGAGACATTTCAAGAG GCCAGTGAGAGAAATGGTACAGGACATTCATCAGGGGAACTGGCTCAGATTTGGAGCAGGCAAACTTAAAGAGCTGTGTAAACTGCTGCCAGAGGAAAGTGAG gtgaagcagctgctgtcaTTCAGTGGAAACCTCTCTGCATTGCCTGAGGCAGACCAGTTCATGGTGCAGCTAGTCAAAGTGCCAGG CTATGAGGAACGTTTGAAAATGATGGTGCTGAGGGAGGAATTCTTTCCCCTtatggaggaggtgaagaacTCTGTTGCTGTTATGACCAAAGCAGCTAATG AGCTGCTGGACTGTGATGACCTCCACTCAGTCATCCGGCTGGTATTAAAAGCTGGGAATTACATGAACGCT gGTTGTTACACTGCCAATGCCATTGGTTTCAGGATGACCTCTCTACTCAAGCTGGCTGACACCAAAGCCAACAAACCTGGCATGAACCTCATGCACTATGTTGCCAAG CAAGCACAGGACATTGATGCTGAGTTGCTGACTTTTCCCAGCCAGCTTGAACACATTGGGATGGCATCAAG AATTTGTAAGGCGGAGATCGTGGCAGACTTTGAGAGAGAGATCAAGAAGATCAAGGAAGTGAACATATACAGCAGTAGACACCCTGGCctactgcagcagctggagacaTTTCTCTTG agagcTGATGCCAAGCTGGCCGATATTGAGTCTTCTCTTCAGCAGCTAAATTCTTTGAGTGATGCTGTTGCTGAGTACTACTGTGAAGACCCAGTTACCTTCAAATTGGAGGAGTGCTGTTccatctttcattcattttgcaaACGGTTTGACACCGCTGTTCGG GAGAACCAAGAGCGAGAGGCAGCCGAGCAGAGGCGCAAGCGCAAGGAGAGCATGCGTATTGCAGCCAAACGGCGCTCCACAGTATCCGCCTCAGGACCCGAGTCTGATCGCGACTCTTCCAGTTTGGAGTCGGCCTTACATAACTTTTTGTCCACCGTTCCGGAGGGATTAGCAAGACCTAGGAGGAACATGCTCCCCCCAATCCAAGGATCCCCCATAGACTGCAGTTCTCAAAATGCAACATTGGAGGACTCTGAGGCTGCATCCTCTAATAGCGAGGAGAGGCCTGACAAGAAACAACCCAAACTACAAGAGGAGGACGAGCAAGTCTCCGGACtggaagatgaagaggatgcTGCAAAGATGCGTGAGGTATCACGTAAGGTGCTTCGCTACCAAAGTAGCAAAAGTAAACTTGATGGGGACAGACTTTCAGGCACTCCACATCGGTCGGAGAGAGCACAAGACACTCCAGCTACGCCAAGTACTCCCAGGCCTAGAACAAGAGACTTCTTCTTTGCCAACAATGGGGATTTGGGATCTCCATGGACTATTCTGAGCCCCTTGACTTGCTCGCAAAGCAACATCCCACAGcgaaacagacaaacacactcaaaaagACTATTGACGATGTCTGCTGGAGACGACCTTGAAGATGGAGTCTGGGAGAGTGATGAAGGCAGTGATCTTTCAGATATTGCGAATCGGGGCAGTCAAACATCTCCATCGGGAGCTTGTGTGTCTCTTCCTGAGTGTCCCAGGCAGAGAAATGTGTCACGCGGTCCAATCCTGCGATCTGTTTCCATGGATGAAACAAGGCGATCTCCACCCTCTGGTTTCCGGTTGGGGGATTTGTTCCTGAGAAGCACATCTCAAAGGTCATACTCCTCCGGCTCAAGGACAGAAAATACAGATGGACAAATGAACAGCTCAGGGTTCATATCCTTCTTCAAACGTATTGGAGGTAGAAATAAACCAGGTGATGTGGAAGAACAACATTTCAAAGGATCCaatatttga